The following proteins are co-located in the Gorilla gorilla gorilla isolate KB3781 chromosome 18, NHGRI_mGorGor1-v2.1_pri, whole genome shotgun sequence genome:
- the LOC129527588 gene encoding putative RRN3-like protein RRN3P1, with the protein MGVPSFRTALFRRSWKLHPLGFAEAFLEHLWKKLQDPSNPAIIRQAAGNYTGSFLARAKFIPLITVKSCLDLLVNWLHIYLNNQDSGTKAFCDVALHGPFYSACQAVFYTFVFRHKQLLSGNLKEGLQYLQSLNFERIVMSQLNPLKICLPSVVNFFAAITKRSFEPVSFPGTKETKVKIAPWTVRSSPPCLSPQI; encoded by the exons ATGGGCGTGCCTAGCTTTAGAACAGCGCTATTTAGGAGAAGTTGGAAGTTACACCCTTTG GGATTCGCAGAGGCATTTTTGGAACATCTTTGGAAAAAATTGCAGGATCCAAGTAATCCTGCCATCATCAGGCAGGCTGCTGGAAATTATACTGGAAGCTTTTTGGCAAGAGCTAAATTTATTCCTCTTAT tacTGTAAAATCATGCCTAGATCTTTTGGTTAACTGGCTGCACATATACCTTAATAACCAGGATTCGGGAACAAAGGCATTCTGCGATGTTGCTCTCCATGGACCATTTTACTCAGCCTGCCAAGCTGTGTTCTACACCTTTGTTTTTAGGCACAAGCAGCTTTTGAGCGGAAACCTGAAAGAAG gtTTGCAGTATCTTCAGAGTCTGAATTTTGAGCGGATAGTGATGAGCCAGCTAAATCCCCTGAAGATTTGCCTGCCCTCAGTGGTTAACTTTTTTGCTGCAATCACAAA aaGGAGTTTTGAGCCAGTCAGTTTTCCAGGTACAAAGGAGACAAAAGTGAAGATAGCGCCCTGGACTGTAAGGAGCTCACCACCTTGCCTATCACCCCAAATATGA